A section of the Mesobacillus jeotgali genome encodes:
- the rpsP gene encoding 30S ribosomal protein S16, whose amino-acid sequence MAVKIRLKRMGAKKSPFYRIVVADSRSPRDGRFIESVGTYNPVAQPAQVELNEELVLKWLNDGAKPSDTVRNLFSKQGIMEKFHNSKLSK is encoded by the coding sequence ATGGCAGTAAAAATTCGTTTAAAGCGTATGGGAGCTAAAAAATCTCCTTTCTATCGTATTGTAGTAGCTGATTCACGTTCACCACGTGATGGCCGTTTCATCGAGTCTGTAGGAACTTACAACCCAGTTGCTCAACCAGCACAGGTTGAACTTAACGAAGAATTGGTTCTTAAGTGGTTAAACGACGGCGCTAAGCCATCTGATACAGTACGTAACTTGTTCTCAAAACAAGGTATCATGGAAAAATTCCACAACTCAAAGCTTAGCAAGTAA
- a CDS encoding KH domain-containing protein codes for MKELIETIVKPLVDFPEDVHVNEHEEDQRVTYKLSVNKSDMGKVIGKQGRVAKAIRTVVYAAGSSQQKKIFLEIVE; via the coding sequence ATGAAAGAATTAATCGAGACGATCGTGAAGCCACTTGTTGATTTTCCGGAAGATGTTCATGTCAATGAACATGAAGAGGATCAGCGCGTAACCTACAAGCTTTCCGTCAACAAAAGTGATATGGGCAAAGTAATTGGAAAGCAGGGACGCGTTGCAAAGGCGATTCGAACAGTAGTCTATGCAGCAGGCTCGTCACAGCAAAAGAAGATTTTCTTGGAAATCGTCGAATGA
- a CDS encoding YlqD family protein encodes MKVLQTIIVKQVLTEESRERIHQKYHSKKRQLQKECDQLKFEMKKLEKSKKFPPETLKKHFEQEIKVHKEKIKLLDFQIEQLHILPLGSEIKETELQGIVEINEGDQWEGFLSGKTIIVKDGIVAEIRER; translated from the coding sequence TTGAAGGTACTTCAAACGATTATCGTCAAACAGGTGCTGACAGAAGAAAGCAGGGAAAGAATCCACCAAAAGTATCACTCAAAAAAACGGCAGCTTCAGAAGGAATGTGACCAGCTTAAATTTGAGATGAAGAAACTCGAAAAATCTAAAAAGTTTCCGCCTGAAACCTTGAAAAAGCATTTCGAACAAGAAATTAAAGTCCATAAAGAAAAGATCAAGCTTTTGGATTTTCAAATAGAACAACTACATATTCTTCCGCTTGGGAGTGAAATTAAAGAAACAGAGCTGCAGGGCATCGTTGAAATAAATGAAGGTGACCAGTGGGAAGGGTTTCTTTCAGGAAAGACTATTATTGTAAAAGATGGCATCGTGGCCGAAATACGCGAGAGGTGA
- the rimM gene encoding ribosome maturation factor RimM (Essential for efficient processing of 16S rRNA), which produces MEKFFNVGKIVNTHGIRGEVRVISRTDFPEERYKIGNTLYLFMPGSKDPEELVVKSHRTHKNFNLLTFEGHDNVNQVERMKGGILKVPETQRGELEEGEFYFQDIIGCTMVTTEGEELGKVIEILSPGANDVWVVKGSKGKEILIPYIGDIVKKVDLKEKMILIEPMEGLLS; this is translated from the coding sequence ATGGAGAAATTTTTTAATGTCGGTAAGATCGTCAATACTCATGGCATCCGAGGAGAAGTAAGAGTGATTTCTAGGACAGACTTCCCCGAAGAGCGTTATAAGATAGGCAACACTCTATATTTATTCATGCCTGGTTCTAAGGATCCTGAGGAGCTTGTAGTGAAAAGCCACAGGACCCATAAAAACTTCAACCTGCTGACATTCGAGGGCCATGACAATGTCAATCAGGTGGAAAGAATGAAGGGCGGCATTCTGAAGGTTCCTGAAACTCAAAGAGGAGAACTTGAGGAAGGCGAGTTTTATTTCCAGGATATTATCGGATGCACAATGGTAACTACAGAAGGTGAAGAACTTGGCAAGGTTATTGAGATACTGTCGCCAGGCGCCAATGATGTATGGGTTGTAAAGGGATCGAAGGGCAAAGAAATACTGATTCCGTATATCGGAGACATCGTGAAAAAAGTTGACCTCAAAGAAAAGATGATTCTGATTGAGCCGATGGAAGGGCTTCTCTCATGA
- the trmD gene encoding tRNA (guanosine(37)-N1)-methyltransferase TrmD translates to MNIDVLSIFPEMFEGVFGHSILKKAAEKGASKYNVVNFRDYADNKHQTVDDYPYGGGAGMVLKPQPIFDAVTDLRERAKSVSPRVILMCPQGQRYTQKKAEELAKEEHLIFICGHYEGYDERIREHVITDEISIGDYVLTGGELGAMVVIDSVVRLLPGVLGSEESHIQDSFSTGLLEHPHYTRPADFRGMKVPDVLISGNHKLIDEWRMKESLRRTMNRRPDLLEDADLTEQQKKWLDELVKLNE, encoded by the coding sequence ATGAATATCGATGTCTTGTCTATTTTTCCCGAAATGTTTGAAGGCGTTTTCGGCCATTCAATCCTAAAAAAGGCGGCTGAAAAAGGGGCTTCTAAATATAATGTAGTCAATTTCCGTGATTATGCCGATAACAAACATCAGACAGTTGATGATTATCCTTATGGAGGCGGCGCTGGGATGGTATTGAAGCCGCAGCCTATTTTCGATGCAGTAACGGATTTAAGAGAACGGGCAAAAAGTGTTTCACCAAGAGTGATTCTCATGTGTCCCCAGGGGCAAAGGTATACGCAGAAAAAAGCAGAGGAATTGGCGAAGGAAGAGCATTTAATTTTTATCTGCGGCCATTATGAAGGTTATGATGAACGCATCCGTGAGCATGTCATCACAGATGAAATTTCAATCGGCGATTATGTCCTGACAGGAGGAGAACTGGGGGCTATGGTGGTGATCGACAGTGTAGTGCGCCTTCTTCCAGGTGTGCTGGGGAGCGAAGAGTCGCACATCCAGGATTCCTTCAGTACTGGCCTGCTTGAGCATCCCCACTATACCAGACCAGCTGATTTCCGGGGAATGAAGGTGCCGGATGTCCTGATCTCTGGCAATCATAAGCTGATTGATGAGTGGCGGATGAAGGAAAGCTTGAGAAGAACTATGAATCGAAGACCAGATCTTCTTGAGGATGCAGATCTGACCGAGCAGCAAAAAAAGTGGCT